The DNA sequence TCCTCCACCTGCTCGCTGTCGATCCCGGGCACCAGATCGACCCGGGCCGCCACCAGGGCCGTTTCCAGTCCTGTCTTCATCGTGAGCAGGGCTTCCACGCTGTCGATCTCGGGCTGTGCCTCCAGCAGCGCCCGGATCCGGCCGGCGGCCTCCGGGTCGGCGGCCTCCCCGATCAGCTGGTCGCGGGCGTCGCGGCCCAGGCGGTAGGCGACGAAGACGAGCAGTGCGCCGATCGCGAGCGACGCGGACGCCTCCCACACGACCTGTCCGGTGACCATGTGCAACGCCATGCCGGCGAAGGCGAGAGTCACGCCGATCACCGCCGTGCCGTCCTCGGCCACGACCGTGCGCAGGGCAGGATCACGCAGGCCGCCCGCGGCGCCGCCCTGCCGGCGTACCTGATACAGCGCCCGCAGCAGCGACAGGCCCTCGGCGACGAAGGCGACACCGAGCACGACCATGCCCGCCACATACCCGGTGAACGTCTCCTCGCCGCCGCCACCACGCAGTGCCTCGACGCCCTGGAAGAAGGAGAAGCACCCACCCATCACGAAGATGCCGACGGCAGCGAGCAGCGACCAGAAGAAGCGCTCCTTGCCGTAGCCGAAGGGATGGCGGGCGTCGGCGGGCCGGCGGCTGCGGCGCAACGCGGCCAGCAGGAAGACCTCGTTCAGGCTGTCCGCCACGGAGTGCGCCGCTTCCGACAGCAGCGCGGGCGACTGGGTCAGGAGTCCGCCGACCGCCTTGGCGACGGCGATGACGAGATTGGCCGCGAGGGCCACCAGAACGGTGACGCGGGTCCTGTGGTCGGTCTTCGGTTCTGTGGAGGTGCTGCTCATTTGTCACTGACTGCCCCGGTCGATGGGGCTCACACCGTGCCGTCTGCGGATTTCGGGGGACTCGGTGAGATCGGGGAACCCGGCATACGGCAGACGCGTACGGCAGAGAGGAGCCAGGTCATGAGCGGCGGGGGCAACACCGCCTACGGGAGGAAGAGGTTCCAGCGGTCCAGGGCCCACTTCACGGACCGGATCACCGCGGACGGGCGGGACGGCTGGCCGGTGGAGCCGGGGCGCTACCGTCTGGTGGTCAGCCGTGCCTGCCCGTGGGCGAGCCGGTCACTGGTGTCCCGGCGGCTGCTCGGCCTGGAGGACGCCCTGTCCCTGGCCGTCGCCGACCCCGTCCAGGACGACCGCAGCTGGCGCTTCACGCTGGACCCCGACGACCGTGACCCGGTGCTCGGCATCCGTTATCTCAGTGAGGCCTACGACAAGCGGGAGACCGACTACCCGGGCGGCGTCAGCGTGCCCGCCGTCGTGGACGTGCCCAGCGGCCGGCTCGTCACCAACGACTATCAACGGATCACCATCGACCTCGCCACCGAGTGGACTGCCCTGCACCGCGAGGGGGCACCCGATCTCTATCCGCAGGGGCTGCGGGACGAGATCGACGCCGTGATGGCGGACGTCTACGACGACGTCAACAACGGGGTGTACCGGGCGGGCTTCGCCACCGGGCAGCAGGAGTACGAGCACGCGTACGCGCGTCTGTTCCGGCGGCTGGAGCTGCTGGCCGAGCGACTGGCCGGGCAGCGCTATCTGGTCGGCGACACCATCACCGAGGCGGACATCCGGCTGTTCACCACTCTGGTCCGTTTCGACGCCGCCTATCACGGCCACTTCAAGTGCAACCGCTGGAAGTTGACGGAGAACCAGGTGCTGTGGGCGTACGTCCGCGACCTCTACCAGACGCCGGGGTTCGGTGACACGGTCGACTTCGACCACATCAAACGGCACTACTACGAAGTCCACAGCGGCATCAACCCGACCGGAATCGTGCCCGTGGGGCCGGACCTGTCGGGCTGGCTGACACCGCATCACCGACAGGAGCTGGGCGGCAGGCCGTTCGGCGACGGGACACCGCCCGGGCCGGTTCCCGAGGACGAGCGGGTACCGGCGCACGGGCGGCCCTGACCAATGAAGGAGGCGCAGACGCGCATGGCGAAGAACAACAAGCAGAAGAAGATGAAGCTCCCCCTCGCCTACAAACCCCTCGGATTCGCCCTCGGCTGGGCGAGCGGAGCACTGGCCGGGCTCGCCTTCCGCAAGACCTGGATGGCCATCCGGCACGAGGAGGACGCACCCGACGCCCTGGACCGGGACCGCGGCTGGGGAGAGATCCTGCTCGCGGCAGCGGTCCAGGGCGCCCTGTTCGCGGCGGCGCGCAGCCTGGCGGACCGCACGGGCGCGAAGGCGATCGAGCGCTCTACGGGCGTGTGGCCGGTCAGCGACAAGGGCGGCCGGGACTGACGGCCGGGACTGACGGTCCCGCCGGCACCGATTAAGGACTGGGCGGCACCGAGGGAGGACTGGGCCCCGCTGCGGTGCCGGCGGAGGGAGTCAGCCCTCCTTCAGTGCCGGCCGAGGGAGTCAGCCCTGCTTCGGTGCCGTCGGGGCCACCGTGCGCAGCATGAAGGAGTGGCCGGCGGGGTCGGCGTAGCCGCGTTCCTCGTAGAGGCCGGCCGCGTCCTTCGCCTCCACGGGACGGCCGCCGAGCCCGACGATTTTGCGCTCCGCCTCGTCCAGGTCCTCCACCACGAAGTCCAGGTGGGCCTGGAGGGAGTTCTCGGGGCGCGGCCAGCTCGGCGGGGTGGCGTTCATGTCGCGACGGAACGCCAGCCGGGTCCCGTCGGCGCCCCTGATCTCGACGCGGTTGGCGGTCGCGTCCGTCATCTCGCCTTCCAGCAGATCCCGGTAGAACTCGGCGAGCTTCTCGGGCTCGGCACAATCGAGCACCACGAAACCCGCTTTCACCAGTGGCATGACTCCTCCGAAGGGTCCGGGGCACGGGACGTCCTGCCCCGCCGCCTGCACCCCAACGGGTGTCCCGGCCAGGCGGTTTCAGTCCGCCACCAGCCACTCGCCGTCCCGCATCAGTTCCCGCCCGTCCAGCTCGTCGGCCTCACGCCAGGCCTGCACCCGGGTCGGCCGGACGCGGAAGTACAGGTAGGGCGTGCTGAGTCGGCGCGGGTCGAAGCCGGTCCTGGTCGCGAAGAGGTCGCCCTCCTCCTCGGACAGCTCGGCCGGGGCGATCGTCTCGACCGTCCCCTCGACCATGACGACGTCGCGGGTCGGCCCGATGCCGAGGCGTGTTCTGCCGGTCGCTTTCAGATTCCGGCCGGTCGGGCTCTTGGCCGGCGTGGCGAGCAGCAGGGTCGAGCCGTCCCACCGGAAGGACAGGGGGACGAGGTACGGCAGTCCCCCGGCGGCGTCGGCGGTGGCTACCCACACGTCCTCGTCGTGCTCCAGTCGGTGCAGGGTGTCCTGCTTGCGTTGCTTGGCGGGGCGGGCGGGTGGCCGGGTCATCGGCGAACGGTCTCCTCACGGAACGGCGTTGACGTGCGGGTCCAGTGTGGCCGTCGGACGTCCCGCCCGGGCGTGGATTTCCGTCAGTCGGGCCGCGGCGGCGATGAGCAGCAGGTCCAGGGCCGCCGGATAGGAGCTGTTCGGCATGTCGGCCACGAGATGGCGGGCGGTGGCGGAGATGTGCGGATGGGATTCGGCAGGCAGCCGCGCGTACGTCGCCCGCCAGACGGCCAGCTCCGCCTCGCGTGCGGCCTTCGGCATCGCCACGCTCGCCGAGTCGAGGGCGCCGTACGCGAGGGCCTGGTCGACGAAGGCGTGGTAGATCCGTACCGCCTCCGCGTCGGGGAAGCCCGCGTCGCGCAGCACGCCGAGGATCGTCTCGACGGCCTGGATCTCGTACGCCCGCCCGGTCACCCGGTACGAGCTGAGCACCGCCGCCCGGGGGTGGGCGAGGGCACCCGCGTGCATGCGCAGGCCGAGATCCCGCAGGTCGGCGCGCCAGTCGCCGGTCGGGCGCCAGGTGCGCAGGGTACGGCCGATGAGTTCGTCGGCGATGGCGAGCATCAGGTCGTCGGTGTGCCGGAAGTACCGGTACAGCGAGCTGGGGTCGGCGCCGAGCGCACGGCCGAGGCGGCGTACCGAGAGGGCGTCGGTGCCGTGCTCCTCGATCAGCCTGAGGGCCGTCTCCACGATCAGCTCCTCGGACAGGACGACGCCCTGCTTGGTGGGGCGCCTTCGCTGCCGGGCGGTGGGCGGGACGACGCGGTCGGTCATGGGCGCCTCCGTGGGCCGGTGAAGCCGGGGTCGATGGGCGAGACCTTACGACAACACCGTTGACCTGTTAACCCCCCGGACAGTTTCATGTCCGCTCGTCGGGGCCGCCCAGGCCCCCCGGTGCGAGCGGAGACCGGCCATGTCCGACAACCCCTACAGCGTCGACCCTCCCGCGCGGCCCGAGCTGCGCAAGTCCCTCGGCGTCCTGGACGGCGTCGCCATCGCCGCGTCCAGCACGGCCGCGACCACCAGCATCGGCATCGGGCTCGGCGTCACGGCCGGCGTGGTCGGGCTGCATCTGCCGGCGATCATGCTGCTGGCGTTCCTGCCGGTCCTGGGCATCGCGGGCGCCTTCTCCCGGCTCAACAAGGTCGAGCCGAACGCGGGCAACGGCTATGTGTGGGTGGGCCGTTCGCTCACGCCCTGGCTGGGCTTCATGGTCGGCTGGGTGAACCTCGTTGCCGTGCTGGCGTTCCTCGCGTACACCACCGCGGTCACCGGTTCGGCCCTGCTCCAGCTGGCCGGGGACGCGGGGCTGCACCGGGTGGGCGGCCTCGCGCTGGACCCGGGTTCGACCGCGCAGACGACGGCGGTCGGCATCCTGGTCCTGGTGGCGGTCACGCTGACCGCCGTGACCGGCATCCGCAGCGCCGCACGCCTCCAGGCCGGGCTGCTGGTCTTCGAGTACGTGGTCCTGCTGGGCTTTTGCGGATACGGCATCGTCACCGGCCCGCACGACTTCAGCCTGAGCTGGTTCGACCCGTTCGCGATCCCCTCCGCGACGGCACTCGCGCAGGGGCTGCTGCTGTCGGTGTTCTGCTACTGGGGCTTCGAGTCGGCGTTCA is a window from the Streptomyces sp. NBC_00299 genome containing:
- a CDS encoding glutathione S-transferase family protein; the protein is MSGGGNTAYGRKRFQRSRAHFTDRITADGRDGWPVEPGRYRLVVSRACPWASRSLVSRRLLGLEDALSLAVADPVQDDRSWRFTLDPDDRDPVLGIRYLSEAYDKRETDYPGGVSVPAVVDVPSGRLVTNDYQRITIDLATEWTALHREGAPDLYPQGLRDEIDAVMADVYDDVNNGVYRAGFATGQQEYEHAYARLFRRLELLAERLAGQRYLVGDTITEADIRLFTTLVRFDAAYHGHFKCNRWKLTENQVLWAYVRDLYQTPGFGDTVDFDHIKRHYYEVHSGINPTGIVPVGPDLSGWLTPHHRQELGGRPFGDGTPPGPVPEDERVPAHGRP
- a CDS encoding VOC family protein, with translation MPLVKAGFVVLDCAEPEKLAEFYRDLLEGEMTDATANRVEIRGADGTRLAFRRDMNATPPSWPRPENSLQAHLDFVVEDLDEAERKIVGLGGRPVEAKDAAGLYEERGYADPAGHSFMLRTVAPTAPKQG
- a CDS encoding TetR/AcrR family transcriptional regulator, whose translation is MTDRVVPPTARQRRRPTKQGVVLSEELIVETALRLIEEHGTDALSVRRLGRALGADPSSLYRYFRHTDDLMLAIADELIGRTLRTWRPTGDWRADLRDLGLRMHAGALAHPRAAVLSSYRVTGRAYEIQAVETILGVLRDAGFPDAEAVRIYHAFVDQALAYGALDSASVAMPKAAREAELAVWRATYARLPAESHPHISATARHLVADMPNSSYPAALDLLLIAAAARLTEIHARAGRPTATLDPHVNAVP
- a CDS encoding DUF4235 domain-containing protein; this translates as MAKNNKQKKMKLPLAYKPLGFALGWASGALAGLAFRKTWMAIRHEEDAPDALDRDRGWGEILLAAAVQGALFAAARSLADRTGAKAIERSTGVWPVSDKGGRD
- a CDS encoding cation diffusion facilitator family transporter, which codes for MSSTSTEPKTDHRTRVTVLVALAANLVIAVAKAVGGLLTQSPALLSEAAHSVADSLNEVFLLAALRRSRRPADARHPFGYGKERFFWSLLAAVGIFVMGGCFSFFQGVEALRGGGGEETFTGYVAGMVVLGVAFVAEGLSLLRALYQVRRQGGAAGGLRDPALRTVVAEDGTAVIGVTLAFAGMALHMVTGQVVWEASASLAIGALLVFVAYRLGRDARDQLIGEAADPEAAGRIRALLEAQPEIDSVEALLTMKTGLETALVAARVDLVPGIDSEQVEEVAVRIKRSIARTVAEADQIFLDVTERSAREAQGSPAATGERGGA
- a CDS encoding pyridoxamine 5'-phosphate oxidase family protein, whose product is MTRPPARPAKQRKQDTLHRLEHDEDVWVATADAAGGLPYLVPLSFRWDGSTLLLATPAKSPTGRNLKATGRTRLGIGPTRDVVMVEGTVETIAPAELSEEEGDLFATRTGFDPRRLSTPYLYFRVRPTRVQAWREADELDGRELMRDGEWLVAD